A genome region from Scyliorhinus canicula chromosome 16, sScyCan1.1, whole genome shotgun sequence includes the following:
- the bcl2l16 gene encoding BCL2 like 16 — MTTKLNNDHVVKEAYVMSQDYLRYVTGRTSKPAPSMAAAALRHAGNDLLEKYPIFFKRWPRVFREVCSDNACDYLFTMLDEHFQPEKPWQKKTLTWSGILSIYVLAGQLAIYCQKNGMESVLEELEVRLGQYVEINVCPNIREKGGWSGFIERYARKEEAEHTIIRGCCGVLLLLGAMSLTYYIYRRR, encoded by the exons ATGACAACTAAACTAAACAATGATCATGTGgtgaaggaggcctatgtaatGTCACAGGATTACCTCAGGTACGTGACTGGTAGGACATCAAAGCCAGCTCCCAGCATGGCCGCAGCAGCCCTGAGGCATGCAGGGAATGACCTTCTGGAGAAGTATCCCATTTTCTTCAAGCGCTGGCCCCGGGTTTTCAGGGAGGTTTGCTCTGACAATGCCTGTGACTATTTATTCACGATGCTGGATGAGCATTTCCAGCCAGAGAAACCCTGGCAGAAGAAGACACTGACCTGGAGTGGAATCCTTTCCATTTACGTGCTGGCAGGGCAGCTGGCTATATACTGCCAGAAAAATGGCATGGAGTCCgtgctggaggagttggaggtccGATTGGGACAGTACGTGGAGATAAATGTGTGTCCGAACATTAGAGAAaagggaggatgg TCTGGCTTCATAGAGCGTTATGCTAGAAAGGAAGAAGCTGAACATACTATCATCCGAGGTTGCTGCGGAGTGTTACTCTTGCTGGGAGCCATGTCACTGACTTATTACATTTACAGGAGGAGATAA